One window from the genome of Eucalyptus grandis isolate ANBG69807.140 chromosome 7, ASM1654582v1, whole genome shotgun sequence encodes:
- the LOC104414418 gene encoding uncharacterized protein LOC104414418, giving the protein MDTDKSGNISIDEFVTFMGLFGFQSDNHDWLFAKLDKDENGTLDFNELVTFFYILSRDEYKHLVDSRPSTDTPRRKVRFGLRTRVPNKQKWNKNEVAQLYKKLQGAYKLRIWVNENACCIL; this is encoded by the exons ATGGACACGGACAAGAGCGGCAACATAAGCATCGACGAGTTCGTGACCTTCATGGGCCTTTTCGGGTTTCAAAGCGACAACCATGATTGGCTCTTTGCCAAGCTAGACAAGGACGAAAACGGTACTCTTGATTTTAACGAGCTGGTCACCTTCTTCTACATCCTCAGCCGCGACGAGTACAAACACCTAGTGGACAGCAGGCCAAGTACCGATACACCCCGTCGCAAG GTGAGATTTGGCCTTCGGACACGGGTACCTAATAAACAA AAGTGGAATAAAAACGAAGTCGCCCAACTGTACAAGAAGTTACAGGGGGCGTACAAACTTCGAATCTGGGTGAACGAAAACGCATGCTGCATCCTCTAG